One window of Paludibacter propionicigenes WB4 genomic DNA carries:
- a CDS encoding tetratricopeptide repeat protein, which yields MSKKEEKKHDELVNVEHALNSTEAFIEKYQKQILMGVGAIVLVVLVILAFRNFYLQPREVTAENEMYKSQNFFAKDSFRLAVEGNGVESIGFKEISSEYSITSSGKLAAAYAGICYYRLGQYEKAIKYLSQFDGKDEYFSASVIGLTGDCYVELGDKTKAIGYFEKAADKDNAVISPVFLKKAGLVYESLNQPEKAEKAYTTIKEKYPKSAEAADIDKYLARVQK from the coding sequence ATGTCGAAGAAAGAGGAAAAAAAGCACGACGAACTAGTAAATGTTGAACATGCATTAAATTCTACCGAAGCGTTTATTGAAAAATATCAAAAGCAGATTTTGATGGGAGTTGGTGCTATCGTGTTGGTTGTGTTAGTGATTTTGGCGTTCCGCAACTTTTATTTGCAACCTCGTGAAGTTACAGCAGAAAATGAGATGTATAAGTCACAAAACTTTTTTGCTAAAGATTCTTTCCGTTTGGCAGTCGAAGGTAATGGTGTAGAATCGATTGGGTTTAAAGAAATTTCTTCAGAATATAGTATTACAAGCTCAGGTAAACTGGCAGCCGCTTATGCAGGTATTTGCTATTACAGATTGGGACAGTATGAAAAAGCAATTAAATATCTTTCTCAGTTCGACGGAAAAGATGAGTATTTCAGTGCTTCTGTAATTGGTCTGACAGGCGATTGTTATGTTGAATTAGGTGATAAAACCAAAGCTATCGGTTATTTTGAAAAAGCTGCCGATAAGGATAATGCAGTTATAAGTCCGGTATTTTTGAAAAAAGCAGGGTTGGTTTATGAATCGCTTAATCAACCGGAGAAAGCAGAGAAAGCATACACTACAATAAAGGAAAAATATCCAAAAAGTGCTGAAGCAGCTGATATTGATAAATATCTGGCGCGAGTTCAAAAATAA